The sequence CCACCGCCTCGGGGATGTCCAGATCCCTCGCGACGCGCGAGAACCGCATATAGGTCGCCGAATGGCAGCTCAAACAATAGTTCACGAATAGTTGCGCACCGCGTTGCAGGGAGGCCTTGTCGTGGACGTCGACCTCGACCTCCGGCAGCGGCGTCGCCCGGCTGCCGAGCGACACAAAGGCCAGCAGCACGGCGGCGAGCGCCCTAACCCTCACTTGGAGGTGACCCGCTCCGGCACCGGTTTGTCCTTGTCCCATCGGGTGTAGAACGGCATCAAGAAGAAGAATGCGAAGTATGTGATCGAGAAGATACGGGCCAGCCACGTCAAGACCTCCGTCGGGCTCTGGGTCCCGAGGTAGCCGAGGGCCACGAAGCTGATGGCGAAGATGGCGAGCGCCGTTCGGTACAGCGGACCCCGATAGCGGATCGACTTGACCGGGCTGCGATCCAGCCACGGCACCAGGAAGAAGATGAAGATCGAGACACCCATCGCGAGCACCCCCAGGAGCTTGTCCGGTATCGCGCGGAGGATCGCGTAGTAGGGGGTCAGGTACCACAGCGGCGCGATGTGCTCGGGGGTCTTGATGGGGTTCGCGGGCTCGAAATTGTTGTGTTCCAGGAACCACCCGCCCAGCTCGGGCGCGAAGAACACCACGAGCGCGAACAGGATGAGGAACACGACCATGCCGACCAGGTCCTTGACGGTGTAATAGGGGTGGAACGGGATCCCGTCCAGGGGCCGACCTTGCGGGTCCTTTTGGTACTTCATCTCGACCCCATCGGGGTTGTTGGAGCCGACCTCGTGCAGCGCCATGATATGGGCCCAAACCAGCCCGATGAGGACCAGCGGGACCGCGATCACATGGTAGGAATAGAAGCGGTTCAAGGTGACGTCGGAGACCACGTAGTCCCCGCGGATCCAGAGCGCCAGATCCTCGCCGATCACGGGGATGGCGCCGAACAACGAGATGATCACCTGGGCGCCCCAATAGGACATCTGGCCCCAGGGCAGGAGATAGCCGAAGAAGGCCTCGGCCATCAGCACGAAGTAAATCATCATGCCGATGATCCACAATAGCTCCCTCGGCTTCTTATAGGAGCCGTACAGGAATGCGCGAAACATGTGGAGATAGACCACGATGAAGAACGCCGAAGCCCCTGTCGAGTGCAGGTAGCGGATGAGCCAACCCCACTCGATATCCCGCATCATGAGCTCGATCGAACCGAAGGCCAGGGCGGCCTCGGGTTTGTAGCTCATGGCGAGCCAGATCCCGGTAATGACCTGGATCACGAGCACGAACAGCGCGAGCGATCCGAAGTAATACCAGAAGTTGAAGTTCTTGGGGGCGTAGTACTGCGCGACGTGCTCGTTCCAGAGCTTGGAGAACGGGAAGCGGGCGTCGACCCAGCTTCCGAGCCTGGCAAGCGCGCCGCTCACGCCCCGGCCCCTACATCCGCCTCCCCTGCATCCGCCTCGTCGCTCCCCACCAGCACGCGGCCCTCGCTCAGGTAGCG is a genomic window of Pseudomonadota bacterium containing:
- a CDS encoding cytochrome bc complex cytochrome b subunit, producing MSGALARLGSWVDARFPFSKLWNEHVAQYYAPKNFNFWYYFGSLALFVLVIQVITGIWLAMSYKPEAALAFGSIELMMRDIEWGWLIRYLHSTGASAFFIVVYLHMFRAFLYGSYKKPRELLWIIGMMIYFVLMAEAFFGYLLPWGQMSYWGAQVIISLFGAIPVIGEDLALWIRGDYVVSDVTLNRFYSYHVIAVPLVLIGLVWAHIMALHEVGSNNPDGVEMKYQKDPQGRPLDGIPFHPYYTVKDLVGMVVFLILFALVVFFAPELGGWFLEHNNFEPANPIKTPEHIAPLWYLTPYYAILRAIPDKLLGVLAMGVSIFIFFLVPWLDRSPVKSIRYRGPLYRTALAIFAISFVALGYLGTQSPTEVLTWLARIFSITYFAFFFLMPFYTRWDKDKPVPERVTSK